In a genomic window of Dyadobacter fermentans DSM 18053:
- a CDS encoding Gfo/Idh/MocA family protein, giving the protein MKTLVCLFFALLSISSMAQKPVRVAVAGLSHGHVGWIFNRKDKTDIQLVGIWETNPDLVKQFTERYKLDPKLFYSDLNKMLDETKPEAVSAFGAISEHVVVVRACAPRKISVMVEKPLATTFADAREIQQLATKNNIHVLTNYETSWYASNQHVNQLIQDGKLGEIRKVMVNDGHQGPKEIGVSKEFFAILTDPAKNGAGALVDFGCYGANLMTWLMKGERPISVTAVTHQNKPDIYKNVDDEASIILQYPKAQCIIQGSWNWSFARKDMEVYGNKGYAVAVNATTVRQRLQEKAPEETLKLEPRPAPYTDPFSVLADVVQGGLKLDQNDLYGLPVNVTVVEILETAKEAAKTGKTIFLKK; this is encoded by the coding sequence ATGAAAACACTTGTATGCCTCTTTTTTGCTTTGCTCAGCATTTCTTCGATGGCACAGAAACCCGTGCGCGTGGCAGTTGCCGGGCTGAGCCACGGACATGTAGGCTGGATCTTTAACCGCAAAGACAAGACTGATATTCAGCTCGTGGGTATTTGGGAAACCAATCCGGACCTCGTGAAACAGTTTACCGAACGGTACAAGCTCGACCCCAAGCTATTTTATTCAGACCTCAACAAAATGCTCGATGAAACGAAGCCGGAAGCGGTTTCCGCATTCGGGGCGATTAGCGAACACGTGGTGGTCGTGCGGGCATGTGCGCCGCGGAAGATCAGTGTGATGGTGGAAAAGCCGCTGGCGACCACATTCGCCGATGCCAGGGAAATCCAGCAACTCGCGACCAAGAATAACATTCATGTGCTAACCAACTACGAAACCTCCTGGTATGCCAGCAACCAGCACGTGAACCAGCTGATCCAGGACGGGAAACTGGGCGAAATCCGGAAGGTAATGGTGAACGACGGCCACCAGGGACCGAAGGAAATCGGGGTAAGCAAGGAGTTTTTCGCTATTTTGACCGACCCGGCCAAGAATGGCGCCGGTGCATTGGTGGATTTCGGCTGCTATGGCGCCAACCTCATGACCTGGCTCATGAAGGGCGAACGGCCGATTTCAGTTACCGCAGTGACGCACCAGAATAAGCCGGATATTTACAAGAATGTCGACGATGAGGCGTCCATTATCCTACAATATCCGAAAGCGCAATGCATTATCCAGGGCTCGTGGAACTGGTCGTTCGCGAGAAAGGATATGGAAGTGTACGGCAACAAGGGCTACGCGGTGGCCGTGAATGCGACCACCGTGCGCCAGCGTTTGCAGGAAAAAGCACCCGAAGAAACATTGAAACTCGAACCGCGCCCCGCTCCCTACACCGATCCATTCTCGGTGCTGGCCGATGTGGTGCAAGGCGGTTTGAAGCTCGATCAGAACGATTTGTACGGGCTGCCTGTGAATGTGACCGTCGTAGAGATACTGGAAACAGCCAAAGAAGCGGCTAAAACCGGCAAAACCATCTTTTTGAAAAAATAA
- a CDS encoding transglutaminase-like domain-containing protein translates to MKMKGRSIFTYDVYAPTTVTTMLRPRRQEGQSIIQEGFNIDPSVPFSEYTDLYGNPCQRTILPVGRVVISTEVQAQVNPTKPIPNPTPAYMLVGDLPDEVMHYILPSRYCQSDLHEINMLALEIAGHMTPGYEQVEAIRSWIHQNVRYQYGVSNAATTALDTARSRVGVCRDFTHLAIALCRNLCIPTRMTVGYLDKLKEMDLHAWFEVFIGGEWYAFDAVQEKTEGYRIEIAHGRDAADVAMVTQYGNATLLSLHVEVELLEPEQ, encoded by the coding sequence ATGAAAATGAAGGGAAGAAGCATATTCACGTACGACGTGTATGCCCCCACCACCGTAACCACCATGTTACGCCCCCGCCGGCAAGAAGGCCAGTCTATCATCCAGGAAGGTTTTAACATTGATCCATCGGTGCCGTTTTCGGAGTACACCGACCTTTACGGCAATCCCTGCCAGCGCACGATCCTGCCCGTGGGCCGTGTGGTCATATCCACGGAGGTGCAAGCCCAGGTGAATCCCACCAAGCCCATTCCCAATCCAACGCCTGCGTATATGCTGGTAGGGGACCTGCCCGACGAGGTAATGCATTATATCCTGCCGAGCCGCTATTGCCAGTCGGATTTGCATGAAATCAATATGTTAGCACTGGAAATCGCCGGACATATGACGCCCGGCTACGAGCAGGTGGAGGCGATACGAAGCTGGATACACCAGAATGTACGCTATCAATACGGCGTTTCCAATGCCGCTACCACCGCCCTCGACACCGCCCGCAGCCGCGTAGGCGTGTGCCGCGACTTCACGCACCTCGCCATCGCATTATGCCGCAACCTGTGCATTCCAACACGCATGACGGTGGGCTATCTCGATAAATTGAAGGAGATGGACCTGCACGCCTGGTTCGAGGTGTTCATCGGCGGCGAATGGTACGCATTTGATGCCGTGCAGGAAAAAACGGAAGGCTACCGCATCGAAATCGCCCACGGACGCGATGCGGCAGATGTGGCGATGGTTACCCAATATGGCAATGCGACGCTGCTATCGCTGCACGTGGAAGTGGAATTACTTGAACCTGAGCAATAA
- a CDS encoding DUF4249 domain-containing protein, translating into MKGPDFIIQLKKRIHTAMWPRGKWAPYGMLIGAGVLINSCIEPFSPPEVTNPGTYLVVDGFLNVSGDTSTVLLSNTQPVNSEELVLKEPGAIVSVDAENGESYVFRDMGDGTYKLPPAVFNQDARYRLRVKRSDGREYESEYVEVSKTPPIDSITHRVDPRKNAMMIYVNAHDATNATRFYRWSFEETYEYRMPYYSSLTRDYENNQIVSRTDNINVCWRTLRSRDIKLGSTIKLSEDIIRDVPVNIVDIATNKLYFGYTILVKQYGLTREAFEYWTDLAKTTQGTGSLFDPQPSQVTGNIHATADAKELVFGYFSAAQEQRKRVFIDERLGMYPRCQAPDTLDFKDAFTGSAVLLYYYMGQPKSGYLGTSESCADCRSQGGTTTRPSFWNER; encoded by the coding sequence GTGAAAGGACCCGACTTCATCATACAGCTTAAAAAACGCATTCATACCGCAATGTGGCCGCGCGGCAAGTGGGCACCATACGGAATGCTGATCGGCGCCGGCGTGCTCATCAATAGCTGCATCGAGCCGTTTTCACCACCCGAAGTGACCAATCCCGGCACCTACCTCGTTGTAGACGGCTTTTTGAATGTAAGCGGCGATACGAGCACGGTGCTTTTGAGCAACACCCAGCCTGTGAATTCCGAGGAATTAGTGCTGAAAGAGCCCGGCGCGATAGTGAGTGTAGATGCTGAAAATGGTGAAAGTTACGTCTTCCGGGATATGGGCGACGGCACCTACAAGCTGCCGCCTGCGGTGTTCAACCAGGACGCCAGGTACCGCCTGCGTGTGAAGCGCTCCGACGGGCGGGAATATGAATCGGAATACGTGGAAGTGAGCAAAACGCCGCCGATCGACAGCATTACGCATCGTGTGGACCCCAGAAAAAACGCCATGATGATTTATGTAAATGCCCACGACGCAACCAATGCGACGCGCTTTTACAGATGGAGCTTCGAGGAAACCTATGAGTACCGCATGCCCTACTATTCAAGCCTTACGCGCGACTATGAAAACAACCAGATCGTTTCGCGCACGGACAATATCAATGTGTGCTGGCGAACGCTCCGGTCGAGGGATATCAAGCTAGGCTCCACGATCAAGCTCAGCGAGGACATTATCCGCGACGTGCCGGTGAATATCGTCGATATTGCCACCAACAAACTGTATTTCGGCTACACGATCCTCGTCAAACAATACGGACTCACGCGGGAAGCATTTGAATACTGGACGGACCTGGCCAAAACCACCCAAGGTACGGGCAGCCTCTTCGACCCGCAGCCTTCCCAGGTAACGGGCAATATCCATGCAACGGCCGACGCGAAGGAACTGGTCTTCGGCTATTTCAGTGCGGCACAGGAGCAGCGGAAGCGCGTATTTATCGACGAAAGGCTAGGGATGTACCCGCGCTGCCAGGCCCCCGATACGCTTGATTTTAAAGACGCATTCACCGGCTCGGCCGTGCTGCTTTACTATTACATGGGCCAACCGAAGAGCGGTTACCTGGGCACATCCGAATCCTGCGCCGACTGCCGGTCGCAGGGCGGGACCACCACCAGGCCATCATTTTGGAACGAACGATAA
- a CDS encoding NAD-dependent epimerase/dehydratase family protein — MKTDCVLVIGANGQIGSVLVEYLREIYGLGKVVATDIRMPEVPTGIFEQLDATNAAEMAAIVRKYGVTQIYHLAAILSAKGEQEPLRTWHINMQTYFNVLEVARENGVSKVFYPSSIAVFGDRVDILAEQWSYLDPATVYGISKAAGENWSNYYFKRYGVDIRSLRYPGIIGYQSMPGGGTTDYAVDIYHKAVKGEAFECFLKPETTLPMIYISDAMDATVRLMEAPAEKISVRTSYNLAGMSFSPLEIAQSIQQIIPDFNITYKPDFRQAIADSWPQEIDDAQARKDWGWRPSYSLDKMTEEMISELRKRYHLVS, encoded by the coding sequence ATGAAAACGGACTGCGTTTTAGTAATAGGAGCAAACGGACAGATCGGATCTGTGCTGGTGGAATATCTCAGGGAGATTTACGGACTGGGAAAAGTGGTGGCAACGGACATCCGCATGCCCGAAGTCCCTACCGGGATTTTTGAACAACTCGACGCGACCAATGCCGCTGAAATGGCGGCGATCGTGCGAAAATATGGCGTCACGCAGATTTATCACCTCGCCGCGATCCTCTCGGCAAAAGGCGAACAGGAGCCGCTGCGAACGTGGCACATCAATATGCAGACGTATTTCAATGTGCTGGAAGTAGCGCGTGAAAACGGCGTAAGCAAAGTCTTTTACCCTAGTTCCATTGCCGTTTTTGGTGATCGTGTGGATATTTTGGCCGAGCAATGGTCGTATTTAGATCCGGCAACGGTTTACGGCATCAGCAAGGCGGCGGGCGAGAACTGGTCGAATTATTATTTCAAACGCTACGGCGTCGACATCCGCTCGCTGCGTTATCCGGGCATTATCGGCTACCAGTCGATGCCGGGCGGCGGCACTACCGACTATGCCGTCGATATTTACCACAAAGCAGTGAAGGGCGAAGCATTCGAATGCTTTTTAAAACCCGAAACGACTTTGCCGATGATCTACATCAGCGACGCCATGGACGCCACCGTCCGCCTGATGGAAGCCCCGGCCGAAAAAATCTCCGTGAGGACATCCTATAACCTGGCCGGCATGAGCTTTTCGCCCCTCGAAATCGCGCAAAGCATTCAACAGATAATTCCCGACTTCAACATAACTTACAAACCAGACTTCCGCCAGGCCATCGCCGATTCCTGGCCACAGGAAATCGACGATGCCCAGGCCCGGAAAGACTGGGGCTGGCGCCCAAGCTACTCGCTCGATAAGATGACGGAAGAGATGATCAGCGAGTTGCGGAAGCGTTACCATCTGGTTAGCTGA
- the kbl gene encoding glycine C-acetyltransferase, which produces MYGNIQEQLASELEAIRSAGLYKKERVITTPQAAHIATTDGADVLNFCANNYLGLSSHPDVIQAGIDAIHSHGFGMSSVRFICGTQDIHKELERKTAEFLGTEDCILYAAAFDANGGIFEPLLNEQDAIISDELNHASIIDGVRLCKAKRFRYKHNDMADLEKQLQDAQGSRRILVVTDGVFSMDGTIARLDQICDLAEQYQAMVMIDECHATGFMGKTGRGTHEYRNVMGRIDIITGTYGKALGGASGGFTAAKKEIVEILRQRSRPYLFSNTLAPSIVGASIKVLDLLTSSTALRDKLERNTQYFRKAMTDAGFDILPGEHPIVPIMLYEATLAQDFAAKLLAEGIYVIGFFYPVVPQGKARIRVQISAGHEQEDLEKAVAAFTKVGKELGVI; this is translated from the coding sequence ATGTACGGCAACATTCAGGAACAACTTGCCAGCGAGCTCGAAGCGATCCGTTCGGCGGGGTTATATAAGAAGGAACGCGTGATTACCACGCCGCAGGCTGCGCACATTGCTACTACCGATGGCGCGGATGTGCTTAATTTTTGTGCAAATAATTACCTCGGCCTGTCGTCGCATCCCGATGTGATCCAGGCGGGTATCGATGCGATCCATTCGCATGGCTTCGGTATGTCGTCAGTGCGGTTTATTTGCGGCACGCAGGATATTCATAAGGAGCTGGAACGCAAAACAGCCGAGTTCCTGGGAACCGAAGATTGCATTCTCTACGCAGCGGCTTTTGATGCCAATGGCGGCATTTTCGAGCCGTTGCTGAACGAGCAGGATGCCATCATCTCCGACGAGCTGAACCACGCGTCGATCATCGACGGCGTGCGCCTTTGCAAAGCCAAGCGTTTCCGCTACAAGCATAACGACATGGCCGACCTTGAAAAGCAGCTGCAAGATGCGCAGGGGAGTCGCCGCATTCTGGTGGTGACCGACGGCGTGTTCTCGATGGACGGCACCATCGCCCGCCTTGACCAGATCTGCGATCTCGCCGAGCAATATCAGGCCATGGTAATGATCGACGAGTGCCATGCCACGGGCTTCATGGGCAAAACCGGTCGCGGCACGCATGAGTACCGCAACGTCATGGGCCGCATTGATATCATCACCGGCACCTACGGCAAGGCGTTGGGCGGCGCTTCGGGCGGTTTTACGGCCGCCAAAAAGGAGATTGTCGAGATCCTCCGCCAGCGCTCGCGGCCCTATTTGTTTTCCAATACACTGGCGCCTTCCATCGTAGGCGCGTCCATTAAAGTACTCGATTTACTCACCTCATCCACCGCACTGCGCGACAAGCTGGAACGGAATACGCAATATTTCCGCAAAGCCATGACCGACGCAGGTTTCGACATTCTGCCGGGCGAGCACCCCATTGTCCCCATCATGCTCTATGAAGCTACATTAGCACAGGATTTTGCCGCCAAACTGCTTGCCGAAGGCATTTACGTGATCGGTTTCTTTTATCCTGTTGTGCCGCAGGGTAAGGCGCGCATCCGCGTGCAGATCTCGGCCGGGCACGAGCAGGAAGATCTCGAAAAAGCCGTGGCGGCATTTACCAAAGTAGGTAAGGAGCTGGGTGTGATTTAG
- a CDS encoding Lrp/AsnC family transcriptional regulator: MEQLDKIDTKILRILQKDAKKTTKEIATMLNLTVSPVYERIRRLESLGYIKQYVAILDKKLINRHVTTICQVSMRYHNEAFIEKFEQEIQNLQEVQECYHMAGQVDFLLKINVASLDEYHDFVKYKLSKIDNIGVLNSTFVLKEIKHTSEFYI, from the coding sequence ATGGAACAGTTGGACAAAATCGATACCAAAATCCTCCGCATCCTGCAAAAAGATGCAAAAAAAACGACGAAGGAAATCGCGACGATGCTTAACCTGACGGTGTCGCCGGTTTATGAAAGGATCAGAAGGCTGGAAAGTCTGGGCTATATCAAACAATATGTAGCTATCCTCGACAAGAAGCTTATCAACAGGCACGTGACGACCATTTGTCAGGTGTCTATGCGCTACCATAATGAGGCCTTCATCGAGAAGTTCGAACAGGAAATCCAGAACCTTCAAGAGGTGCAGGAATGCTACCACATGGCCGGACAGGTCGATTTCCTGTTAAAGATCAACGTCGCCAGCCTCGACGAGTATCATGATTTCGTGAAATACAAGTTGTCCAAAATCGACAACATCGGCGTGCTCAACAGCACCTTCGTGTTGAAGGAGATCAAGCACACCTCGGAGTTTTACATTTAA
- a CDS encoding neutral/alkaline non-lysosomal ceramidase N-terminal domain-containing protein, producing MKVLRIFLKVIGIFLLLLVLAISTMITTMDDTPYQEMAYYKEWKTLIGGVKPVSGPADTTGALQVGWAKVNITPASPTPTAGYGNRRGKHYTTVHDSVYVRAMVIDNGQTKAAIIAADLLIIPPTVIKSFKKKLKPGDIPFEQIFFGATHSHNSVGGWGTGVSSLFFSGKYDPAIVEKLANAFHKAITDAQQKVEPVQLTYMESLDSLDIRNRLVGEEGSIDPEIRSAAFVTKSGQKAILSSFAAHSTVLNSKNIVLSRDYPGALVDSLEKGRYDFAMYMAGAVGSMGPIEQGTDDFDEVKNQAFGVQKALLSPDAKKENANNSVVQALTLPLPLREPTPRLTMNIVLRPWAFKKAFGEYPVFVKALRVGNILMVGMPCDFSGELTGPLDAYAKSKGLNLMVTSFNGGYIGYITHDKHFNRDLYETKTMSWYGPYNGAYLQEVIRDIIDKLS from the coding sequence ATGAAAGTGCTGCGCATTTTTTTGAAAGTCATCGGGATATTCCTGCTGTTGCTCGTACTAGCCATTTCCACCATGATAACGACGATGGACGACACGCCGTATCAGGAAATGGCTTACTATAAAGAGTGGAAAACGCTTATTGGCGGTGTGAAGCCCGTTTCCGGCCCGGCCGACACGACGGGCGCATTGCAAGTAGGTTGGGCAAAAGTGAACATTACACCCGCCTCGCCCACGCCAACGGCAGGTTACGGCAATCGCCGAGGCAAGCATTACACCACCGTGCACGACTCCGTATATGTACGTGCGATGGTGATCGACAACGGCCAAACCAAGGCAGCCATCATCGCCGCCGACCTGCTCATCATACCGCCCACGGTCATCAAATCCTTCAAGAAAAAGCTGAAACCGGGCGATATTCCTTTTGAGCAGATTTTTTTCGGCGCTACGCATAGCCATAATAGTGTAGGCGGCTGGGGGACAGGCGTTTCGTCGCTGTTTTTTTCGGGTAAATATGATCCGGCCATTGTTGAAAAGCTGGCCAATGCATTCCACAAAGCCATTACCGATGCGCAGCAAAAAGTGGAGCCGGTGCAGTTAACCTACATGGAATCGCTCGATTCGCTCGACATTCGCAACCGGCTGGTAGGCGAGGAGGGGAGCATCGATCCTGAAATCCGCTCGGCTGCGTTTGTGACCAAAAGCGGGCAGAAGGCCATTCTCAGCTCATTCGCCGCGCATTCCACGGTTTTGAATTCCAAAAACATCGTCCTCTCCCGCGACTACCCGGGCGCACTCGTGGATTCGCTGGAAAAAGGACGCTATGATTTTGCGATGTACATGGCCGGCGCAGTGGGCAGCATGGGGCCGATCGAGCAGGGAACGGATGATTTTGATGAAGTGAAAAACCAGGCATTCGGCGTGCAGAAAGCATTGCTGTCGCCCGATGCGAAAAAGGAGAACGCGAATAACTCGGTCGTTCAGGCATTGACATTACCATTACCCCTCCGCGAGCCGACGCCGCGGTTGACAATGAACATCGTGCTGCGCCCGTGGGCATTCAAAAAGGCATTCGGCGAATACCCGGTGTTTGTGAAAGCATTGCGCGTTGGCAATATTTTAATGGTTGGAATGCCCTGCGACTTTTCCGGCGAGCTCACCGGCCCGCTCGATGCCTATGCCAAAAGCAAAGGCCTGAACCTGATGGTAACGAGTTTCAACGGCGGCTACATCGGATACATTACCCACGACAAGCATTTCAACCGCGATTTGTACGAAACCAAAACCATGAGCTGGTATGGGCCGTACAATGGTGCCTATTTGCAGGAAGTGATCCGGGACATTATTGATAAATTATCCTAA
- a CDS encoding YceI family protein encodes MAVTKWIVDPAHSEVQFKIKHLVISTITGSFNNFEGGATSDLNNFENAEIHFSLDVSSIDTNVEMRDAHLRSADFFDAEQYPHITFQSNYFHKVKGDKYKLSGLLTLKGITKPIELDAEYGGAEKDADGNIRIGFEVEGRLSRQEFGLNYMQLTDSGGLVIGEDVKLIANIQLVKQA; translated from the coding sequence ATGGCAGTTACAAAATGGATCGTAGACCCGGCGCATTCCGAAGTGCAGTTTAAAATCAAACACCTTGTCATTTCGACGATCACAGGTTCCTTCAACAACTTTGAAGGCGGGGCCACTTCGGATCTGAATAACTTTGAAAATGCAGAGATTCACTTCTCACTGGATGTGAGCAGTATCGATACCAACGTGGAAATGCGCGACGCCCACTTGCGGTCCGCCGATTTCTTCGATGCCGAGCAATATCCGCATATTACCTTTCAATCCAACTACTTTCACAAAGTAAAAGGCGATAAGTACAAACTCTCGGGCTTGCTTACGCTGAAAGGCATTACCAAGCCCATCGAGCTCGATGCCGAGTATGGCGGCGCCGAAAAGGACGCCGACGGAAATATCCGCATCGGTTTCGAGGTCGAAGGACGTTTGAGCCGTCAGGAATTTGGCTTGAATTACATGCAGCTCACCGATTCGGGCGGACTGGTGATCGGCGAGGATGTGAAGCTGATTGCCAACATCCAACTTGTCAAGCAGGCTTAG
- a CDS encoding acyl-CoA thioesterase: protein MEPRPVSFSQTTLTELMIPSYANFGGKIHGGILLSLIDKVAYACASRHAGTYCVTVSVDGVDFLQPVEVGDLVSLHASVNYVGRTSLVVGIRVIAENVRNRTVRHTNTSYVTMVAKDDDNKPTAVPELLLENEGDARRFLEAIKRRELREQYRDAFDNAKTRLDVPHNLDKLARERCVIGFDGDV, encoded by the coding sequence ATGGAGCCCAGGCCCGTCAGCTTTTCCCAAACCACCCTCACCGAACTCATGATCCCTTCCTATGCCAATTTTGGCGGGAAAATCCACGGAGGTATTCTGTTATCACTGATCGACAAGGTCGCGTACGCATGTGCGTCGCGGCATGCGGGAACTTACTGCGTGACGGTTTCGGTGGATGGCGTGGATTTTCTTCAACCGGTGGAAGTGGGTGACCTCGTGTCGCTGCACGCGTCGGTGAATTACGTGGGACGCACGTCGCTAGTGGTGGGCATCCGGGTAATAGCTGAGAACGTGCGTAACCGTACGGTAAGGCATACCAACACTTCGTACGTTACAATGGTCGCCAAGGACGATGATAACAAGCCGACTGCTGTGCCTGAGCTGCTGCTGGAAAATGAAGGCGACGCGCGGCGGTTTCTGGAAGCGATCAAGCGGCGGGAGTTAAGGGAGCAATATCGGGACGCGTTCGACAATGCCAAAACGCGTCTCGATGTGCCGCATAACCTGGATAAGCTCGCCAGGGAGCGTTGTGTTATCGGATTTGACGGGGACGTTTAA
- a CDS encoding DUF4249 domain-containing protein: MRYWLLKISFFALLLTVDGCIEPFSPPEVNSDGNYLVIDGFLNVSGADSTRIELRRTQNINANTGPIIETGAQLAVEEENGETLNLAETGKGVYTFPPRQFNRAGKYRLRVKTQSGEEYLSEYVGVSITPAIDSVTYKVDPVLNAAVFYVNTHDSQNRTQFYRWKFDETWEYEATYYSALMVRNDSVVLRPDNINRCWGKQRSASILLGSTVKLSSDVIKDLPINRVPIPTNKLFIKYSILVKQYGLSREAFEYWTDLAKTTQFTGSLFDVLPSQVTGNIRNVADPRLLAFGYFSAATEETTRLTISPRLGLFPRCTEPDTIPIRCSTRDAVECAANTPKLLLTYWGARADSLLVAAHSCTDCRLQGGTTERPSYW, from the coding sequence ATGAGATATTGGTTACTGAAAATAAGCTTTTTTGCATTGCTGCTGACCGTCGACGGCTGTATCGAGCCGTTTTCGCCGCCGGAAGTCAATTCGGACGGGAACTACCTCGTGATCGACGGCTTCCTGAATGTGAGCGGTGCGGATTCGACGCGGATTGAGCTCAGGCGAACGCAGAATATCAACGCAAACACTGGGCCCATCATCGAAACAGGCGCACAGCTGGCAGTGGAAGAGGAGAATGGCGAAACGCTGAACCTCGCCGAAACCGGGAAGGGAGTTTATACGTTTCCGCCGCGACAGTTTAACCGCGCAGGGAAATACCGGTTACGGGTGAAAACGCAAAGCGGGGAGGAATATCTGTCCGAATATGTGGGAGTGAGCATCACCCCGGCCATTGATAGCGTAACCTATAAAGTCGATCCGGTGCTGAATGCGGCTGTTTTTTATGTCAACACGCACGATTCGCAGAACAGAACGCAGTTTTATCGCTGGAAATTCGATGAAACCTGGGAGTATGAGGCCACCTATTACTCGGCCCTCATGGTGCGCAACGACTCAGTAGTGCTTCGTCCGGATAATATCAACAGATGCTGGGGAAAACAACGCTCGGCAAGCATTCTGCTGGGTAGCACGGTCAAATTGAGCAGCGATGTGATCAAGGATTTACCCATTAACCGCGTGCCCATTCCGACTAATAAGCTCTTCATTAAATACAGCATTCTGGTTAAACAATATGGCTTGTCACGCGAGGCATTCGAATACTGGACCGATCTGGCCAAAACCACCCAGTTCACCGGCAGTTTATTCGACGTGCTTCCTTCTCAGGTAACCGGCAATATCCGGAATGTGGCTGACCCCCGTCTGCTGGCGTTTGGATATTTCAGCGCCGCAACGGAAGAAACAACCCGCCTGACGATCTCGCCGAGGCTAGGGCTGTTTCCACGCTGCACCGAGCCTGACACGATCCCGATCCGGTGCTCAACGCGCGACGCGGTGGAATGCGCAGCGAATACTCCGAAGCTGCTTCTGACCTACTGGGGCGCCCGCGCAGATTCTTTACTGGTAGCGGCGCATTCGTGCACCGATTGCCGCTTGCAGGGCGGTACAACCGAAAGGCCTTCCTATTGGTAA